A genomic segment from Tuwongella immobilis encodes:
- a CDS encoding VOC family protein, which yields MDNPVGVAMTFWVDDYDKAINFYCEKTQLFTLVANTSGPGLRNVVLEYNRPSAPFELVVHLATNAELSSLVGRQGGDRAIFVLPVDNCLDSYHRLQHSGVTFTGEPIQLPYGCQVTLIDPFGNKVCLSEMY from the coding sequence ATGGACAATCCAGTCGGAGTGGCAATGACCTTTTGGGTTGATGACTATGACAAGGCCATCAACTTCTACTGCGAAAAGACGCAGTTGTTCACCCTTGTTGCAAACACTTCAGGTCCAGGACTGCGAAATGTGGTGTTAGAGTACAACAGGCCATCTGCACCGTTTGAGCTTGTGGTGCATCTGGCCACAAATGCCGAATTGTCGTCTTTAGTAGGCCGACAGGGGGGAGATCGTGCCATATTCGTGTTGCCCGTTGACAACTGTCTGGATAGTTATCATCGGCTTCAACATTCGGGTGTCACGTTCACTGGAGAGCCGATCCAGCTTCCCTACGGCTGTCAAGTGACTCTCATCGATCCATTCGGGAACAAGGTGTGTTTGTCCGAAATGTACTAA